The following proteins come from a genomic window of Acidobacteriota bacterium:
- a CDS encoding cold shock domain-containing protein — protein sequence MRTVGKVKKWFNNKGWGFIEQKDGGRDVFVHYSAIQEPGFKSLEVGQEVEFDIVETPDGRLQAANVVKL from the coding sequence ATGAGAACGGTAGGAAAAGTTAAGAAATGGTTTAACAATAAAGGCTGGGGCTTCATTGAACAGAAGGACGGCGGAAGAGATGTTTTCGTCCACTACAGCGCTATCCAAGAGCCCGGCTTTAAGTCCTTGGAGGTCGGCCAGGAGGTGGAGTTCGACATCGTAGAAACCCCAGATGGACGCCTTCAGGCGGCTAATGTAGTTAAGTTATAA